A region of Rattus rattus isolate New Zealand chromosome 7, Rrattus_CSIRO_v1, whole genome shotgun sequence DNA encodes the following proteins:
- the Rtn1 gene encoding reticulon-1 isoform X2: MQATADSTKMDCVWSNWKSQAIDLLYWRDIKQTGIVFGSFLLLLFSLTQFSVVSVVAYLALAALSATISFRIYKSVLQAVQKTDEGHPFKAYLELEITLSQEQIQKYTDCLQLYVNSTLKELRRLFLVQDLVDSLKFAVLMWLLTYVGALFNGLTLLLMAVVSMFTLPVVYVKHQAQVDQYLGLVRTHINTVVAKIQAKIPGAKRHAE; encoded by the exons ATGCAGGCCACTGCCGATTCCACCAAGATGGACTGTGTGTGGAGCAACTGGAAAAGTCAGG CTATTGACCTTCTGTACTGGCGGGACATCAAGCAGACGGGGATTGTGTTCGggagcttcctgctgctgctcttctccCTGACCCAGTTCAGCGTTGTGAGCGTCGTCGCCTACCTGGCCCTGGCTGCCCTCTCTGCCACCATCAGCTTCCGCATCTACAAGTCCGTTCTACAAGCTGTGCAGAAAACAGATGAGGGTCACCCTTTCAA GGCCTACCTGGAGCTGGAGATCACCCTGTCCCAGGAGCAGATCCAGAAGTACACAGACTGCCTGCAGCTATACGTGAACAGCACTCTGAAGGAGCTACGGAGGCTCTTCCTGGTCCAGGACCTGGTGGATTCCTTAAAA TTTGCAGTCCTCATGTGGCTCCTGACCTACGTTGGCGCACTCTTCAATGGCCTGACCCTGCTGCTTATGG CTGTGGTTTCGATGTTTACTCTACCTGTGGTATATGTTAAGCACCAG gCACAGGTTGACCAATATCTGGGACTTGTGAGGACTCACATAAACACCGTCGTGGCAAA